A single region of the Podospora pseudopauciseta strain CBS 411.78 chromosome 1, whole genome shotgun sequence genome encodes:
- a CDS encoding hypothetical protein (COG:Q; EggNog:ENOG503P0GZ), giving the protein MADPYDADVPEEESPIFRHLLASLHYGYPAAVFIYYTISSTIAVCTLQTRSTAESKDHPRRRFISWLLMLGILSWFAQLGYLLFVAVAEEKFPPAEQDVIIGLLSCALVFGVQFAGLWEAEKAVVLWPYMGSVGMGMVFEPVLVWLTWKTTVETGGLGFRKIFDFSAAGARWAAFGLVLMFYFEGVWNVKREKATDMERQGLLNKTNGHVNGVESDGEERSQNGYGATSDSSTDASQSPTTDAVESPWERRERQANEAMEKRLKEKGNWVTYAKSFLVFFPYVWPVNHRSLQVRVVLVGVCLLAMNAINVLIPRQMGIIMDSLAGDVDRNPWTEVMIFAGLKLVASEAGLSLLRQWLWIPVEYYSFDAMSTAAYSHVLNLSSDFHDSKSSSDIMMAIQSGQSISNMLESICFQAVPMLIDMTVAFIYLSYTFGPYEGFITIATAAVFLYIATRMISKLKSARRGEVSAWFKEHYVRQAGIQGWSTVTCFNQVGHEEARYSEAVKDRVAKSQKVYFGYVVAYAFQFLVLLSGLLAGAFLAVYQITHGQVTPGKFIMLLTYWAQLVAPLTFFAGLGKTISKDLIHAEQLLEIMQTKPTIKNKEGAPPLYFTGGRVKFENVCFSYDKKKEILRNIDFEATPGMTVAFVGATGAGKSTILKLLDRFYDVTKGSIMIDGQDIRDVDLFSLRGQIGIVPQSPILFDDTIMNNVRYAKLTATDEEVHEACKAASIHEQIMGFSDGYNTRVGERGVKLSGGELQRVAIARAILKRPAIVLLDEATSAVDTETEQKIQEALRTLCKGRTTFIVAHRLSTIMNADRIIVVGGGEIVEQGSHEELILQEDGKYAELWSKQIFVKPKDSKDSTPDGTKSPVKGRKAPNIVNDLSAEATNSVLAKVTNKPSVQTNGDATKDPNSAINGSVGSENTKPASGAVNGHKKEDTSSSSSRLRLNPGAPTFMPRISTTTPSSPVGRVVDRSFGNDSPRVVPLTTTPAPPPSPVAPLPRGLVPPPGVIPPNHHVQFFATPVVMVPAGAAATPYPLFPPGGGLPLSSSLGVRQTQQQRVGQNVKQQYWGKVPSTVGMMGMGLTTTPRKPRLDWKSISPRTPESDDEEDEDEKGKRTCFDDDEKKGKKGGGDGDDEKEGEVRGYFPFYSRRIQSKSEPSGSGQGVSRSPTEVEE; this is encoded by the exons ATGGCGGACCCATACGACGCCGACGTCCCAGAAGAGGAGAGCCCAATAttccgccacctcctcgcctcgCTTCATTACGGATACCCAGCCGCTGTCTTCATCTACTACACCATCTCGTCCACCATTGCGGTTTGCACTCTCCAGACCCGGTCCACCGCCGAGTCCAAGGACCATCCCCGTCGCAGGTTCATCTCTTggctgttgatgctgggcATTCTGAGTTGGTTTGCTCAACTGGGATATCTACTATTTGTGGCGGTTGCCGAAGAGAAGTTCCCCCCGGCGGAGCAGGATGTCATCATCGGCTTGCTGAGCTGCGCGCTGGTGTTTGGGGTGCAGTTTGCGGGGCTTTGGGAGGCGGAAaaggcggtggtgctgtggCCGTATATGGGGAGTGTGGGCATGGGGATGGTTTTTGAACctgttttggtttggttgacTTGGAAGACTACGGTGGAAactggggggttgggattcAGGAAGATTTTTGATTTCTCGGCGGCTGGGGCGAGATGGGCTGCCtttgggttggtgttgatgttttattttgagggggtttggAATGTGAAGAGGGAAAAGGCTACTGATATGGAAAGGCAGGGCTTGCTCAACAAGACGAATGGACATGTGAACGGGGTTGAGtcggatggggaggagaggagccAGAATGGGTATGGGGCTACGTCGGATAGTTCTACGGATGCTAGTCAGAGCCCGACTACTGATGCGGTTGAGTCTccgtgggagaggagggagaggcaggCAAATGAggcgatggagaagaggttgaaggagaagggtaACTGGGTTACATACGCGAAGAGTTTCTTG GTTTTCTTCCCTTACGTTTGGCCTGTCAATCATCGATCGCTTCAGGTTCGCgttgttcttgttggtgtttgcTTGCTCGCCATGAACGCCATCAATGTTTTGATCCCGCGGCAGATGGGCATCATTATGGACAGTTTGGCTGGTGATGTGGACAGAAACCCCTGGACCGAGGTCATGATATTTGCTGGTCTGAAGCTGGTAGCTTCCGAAGCAGGTCTTTCCCTCTTGCGACAGTGGCTTTGGATTCCGGTTGAGTATTACTCCTTCGATGCTATGAGCACGGCGGCATACTCCCACGTCCTTAACCTCTCGTCCGATTTCCACGATTCGAAGAGTTCTTCCGACATCATGATGGCCATTCAGTCTGGTCAAAGCATCTCCAACATGCTCGAATCGATTTGTTTTCAGGCCGTTCCCATGCTGATCGATATGACGGTCGCCTTCATCTACCTGTCGTATACCTTTGGACCGTACGAAGGCTTCATCACCATTGCTACCGCGGCCGTGTTTCTGTATATTGCCACTCGGATGATTTCGAAGCTCAAGTCTGCGAGGAGAGGTGAGGTCAGCGCCTGGTTCAAGGAACACTATGTCAGACAGGCTGGTATTCAGGGATGGTCAACGGTCACCTGCTTCAACCAAGTTGGACATGAGGAGGCAAGATACTCGGAGGCTGTCAAGGATCGGGTGGCAAAGTCGCAGAAGGTGTACTTTGGCTACGTGGTTGCTTATGCTTTCCAGTTCTTGGTGTTACTGTCGGGTTTGCTTGCTGGTGCTTTTCTGGCGGTTTACCAGATTACACATGGCCAAGTCACACCCGGAAAGTTCATCATGTTGCTGACGTATTGGGCTCAGCTGGTGGCGCCGCTGACCTTCTTTGCTGGGCTGGGCAAGACGATAAGCAAGGATCTTATTCACGCCGAGCAGCTGTTGGAGATCATGCAGACGAAACCGaccatcaagaacaaggaggGGGCACCGCCACTGTATTTCACCGGCGGGAGGGTCAAGTTTGAGAATGTGTGCTTCTCGtacgacaagaagaaggagatctTGAGGAACATCGACTTTGAGGCCACGCCCGGGATGACGGTTGCTTTTGTTGGGGCAACGGGGGCGGGAAAGTCGACGATTCTGAAGCTGCTGGATCGGTTCTATGATGTGACGAAGGGAAGCATCATGATTGATGGGCAGGATATCAGAGATGTGGATTTGTTCAG CTTGAGAGGACAAATCGGCATTGTCCCGCAAAGCCCGATCCTGTTTGATGACACCATCATGAACAATGTCCGGTATGCGAAGCTCACGGCGACAGATGAGGAGGTCCATGAGGCGTGCAAGGCTGCTAGTATCCATGAACAAATCATGGGATTCTCGGACGGTTACAACACTCGGGTTGGGGAGCGTGGTGTCAAGCTTTCTGGGGGTGAGCTTCAAAGAGTGGCGATTGCAAGGGCCATCTTGAAGAGGCCGGCAATTGTGCTCCTCGATGAGGCTACCAGTGCGGTCGATACCGAGACTGAGCAGAAAATTCAGGAGGCATTGAGAACCCTTTGCAAGGGGAGGACCACTTTTATTGTTGC GCATCGACTTTCCACTATCATGAATGCTGACCGCATTATTGttgttggcggaggagagatTGTCGAACAGGGCAGCCACGAGGAGCTGATCCTGCAAGAGGACGGCAAATATGCCGAGCTCTGGTCGAAGCAAATTTTTGTCAAGCCCAAGGACAGCAAGGATTCGACTCCGGACGGCACCAAGTCCCCGGTCAAGGGACGTAAAGCACCGAATATCGTCAATGACCTGAGCGCTGAAGCTACCAACTCGGTGCTCGCGAAAGTGACAAACAAGCCAAGTGTGCAGACGAATGGAGACGCCACGAAAGATCCGAACAGCGCTATAAACGGCTCCGTCGGCTCAGAGAACACCAAACCAGCGAGTGGTGCAGTGAACGGGCACAAAAAAGAG GAcacttcgtcgtcgtcgagccGCTTGAGGCTGAACCCTGGTGCTCCGACCTTTATGCCTCGCATTAGCACAACCACTCCGTCTAGCCCTGTTGGAAGGGTAGTGGATCGGTCATTTGGAAACGACAGCCCGCGGGTTGTACCTTTGACTACTACTCctgcaccacctccttcacctgttgccccccttcctcgtGGACTTGTTCCACCGCCTGGGGTCATCCCGCCGAACCACCACGTTCAGTTTTTTGCCACGCCAGTGGTTATGGTTCCTGCTGGGGCGGCGGCAACGCCGTACCCGCTGTTTCCACCCGGCGGTGGGTTGCCTTTGTCGTCCTCGTTGGGTGTGAGACAAACGCAGCAGCAGAGAGTAGGGCAGAATGTCAAGCAGCAGTACTGGGGAAAAGTTCCGTCAACCGTGGGAATGATGGGTATGGGATTGACGACAACTCCAAGAAAACCGAGATTAGATTGGAAGTCGATCTCACCGCGGACACCTGAGagtgatgacgaggaggatgaggatgagaagggaaAGCGGACatgttttgatgatgatgagaagaaggggaagaaggggggtggtgatggggatgatgagaaggagggagaagtGAGGGGATACTTCCCGTTTTATTCGAGGAGGATTCAGAGCAAAAGTGAGCCGAGTGGTTCTGGGCAGGGTGTCAGTCGGTCTCCTACCGAAGTGGAGGAGTGA
- the TIM44 gene encoding protein translocase subunit (BUSCO:EOG09262ESR; COG:U; EggNog:ENOG503NVA0) — protein MSAVGFNNSTSLRACLGPSSFTAAATAAVIMNASRQIQRLSPAAPLRVSGLRNITSNNTVVPAQIRLLSSQTSHIQNGLRRPSTPPSLQQQPLLRSTFLPSSLRLDTSPPSHSRSFHASSRSLQSENAKERKVPVEEKEKEPESKEEGKEETKEEAKEKKEEGEGEESESKKEEKGKKGDAPPPPPHGDKTPWQVFLDTMQSEFKQSKEWNESTKALSAGATEFIESEKVRKAREAYEATTGAVTNTAATVVKTTAGAIGKGAQWTWETRAMKGVRKGANITGEVLDKATKPIRETEAYKNVKDVIDDGSSSRYGGWIEKEERRKRKEALEKLRPQTEIHEEDPNAGTNVTLHKDAAWKEAWRDFRDSNKMMQSVFGLKSVYQESENPLISTARSITDRVAGFFAENETAMVIKKVRTMDPAFQMETFLQELREYILPEVLDAYVKGDVETLKLWLSEAQYSVYEALTKQYLQNGLKSDGRILDIRGVDVLKARMLDPGEIPVFVITCRTQEVHVYRNAKTGKLAAGMEDKVSLVTYAIGITRIPEDVNNPETRGWRLIEMQKSGREWI, from the exons ATGTCGGCTGTCGGCTTCAATAATTCCACTTCTCTTCGCGCCTGTCTAGGGCCGTCCTCtttcacagcagcagcaacagccgcagTAATCATGAACGCCTCCCGGCAGATCCAGAGGCTGTCGCCCGCCGCTCCATTGCGAGTATCGGGCCTCcgcaacatcaccagcaaTAATACTGTTGTGCCAGCACAGATTCGCCTTCTCTCCAGCCAGACCTCCCACATCCAGAACGGGCTTCGGCGGCCATCTACCCCTCCTTCgctccagcaacaacccctcctccgaTCGACCTTCCTCCCCAGTTCGCTCAGATTAgacacatcaccaccatcacacagCCGTTCGTTCCACGCCTCTTCCAGATCACTTCAGTCCGAGAACGCCAAGGAACGTAAAGTACCAgtagaagagaaggagaaggagccagagtccaaggaggagggcaaggaggagaccaaggaagaggccaaggagaagaaagaagagggtgagggcgaggagtcagagagcaagaaggaggagaagggaaagaagggcgatgcaccacctcccccaccacatGGCGATAAGACTCCATGGCAGGTGTTCCTGGACACGATGCAGAGCGAATTCAAGCAGTCGAAGGAGTGGAATGAGTCAACCAAGGCCCTGTCCGCTGGCGCCACCGAGTTTATCGAGAGCGAAAAGGTCCGCAAGGCCCGTGAGGCCTACGAGGCCACGACCGGTGCCGTCACCAACACTGCCGCGACCGTTGTCAAAACCACTGCTGGTGCCATCGGCAAGGGTGCTCAGTGGACCTGGGAGACACGTGCCATGAAGGGTGTGAGAAAGGGTGCCAACATTACTGGTGAGGTGCTCGACAAAGCCACCAAGCCAATTCGTGAGACCGAGGCGTACAAGAATGTGAAGGATGTGATCGACGACGGAAGCAGTTCGAGATATGGTGGGTGGatcgagaaggaggagcgCAGGAAGCGGAAAGAGGCTCTAGAGAAGCTCAGGCCACAGACCGAGATCCATGAGGAGGACCCCAA CGCCGGAACCAACGTCACTCTCCACAAGGACGCCGCCTGGAAGGAAGCCTGGCGCGACTTCCGCGACTCCAACAAGATGATGCAGAGCGTCTTCGGCCTGAAATCAGTCTACCAAGAGTCCGAGAACCCCCTCATCTCCACCGCCCGCAGCATCACCGACCGCGTCGCCGGCTTCTTCGCCGAGAACGAGACGGCCATGGTCATCAAGAAGGTCCGCACCATGGACCCGGCCTTCCAGATGGAGACCTTCCTCCAGGAACTTCGAGAGTACATCCTCCCCGAAGTCCTCGACGCCTACGTCAAGGGTGACGTCGAGACGCTCAAGCTCTGGCTCTCAGAGGCGCAGTACTCTGTGTACGAGGCCCTGACGAAGCAGTACCTCCAGAACGGCCTCAAGTCTGACGGCCGCATCCTCGATATCCGAGGTGTGGACGTCCTCAAGGCGCGCATGCTCGACCCTGGCGAGATCCCGGTTTTTGTTATTACTTGCCGGACGCAGGAGGTGCATGTGTACCGCAACGCCAAGACGGGCAAGCTCGCGGCGGGCATGGAGGACAAGGTCTCTCTCGTGACGTATGCTATTGGTATCACGAGGATACCTGAGGATGTCAACAACCCAGAGACTagagggtggaggttgatTGAGATGCAAAAGAGCGGGAGGGAGTGGATTTAA
- a CDS encoding hypothetical protein (EggNog:ENOG503P6ZR; BUSCO:EOG092654QZ; COG:J), translating to MSRFSTPRLMAQGMLRTLTKPRHPAPSAPQWARLFSQSPIVRADNPSSPASQSDAMMTLTRNFMENVADPSKANSSSGDLTQDFNLDPLEEDTELEPYHFHIYSHKHNTHVTLTKPNRDALISLSCGNLGFKHAGRKHYDSAYQLGAYVIDKMNQKGLTKKIHKLEVILRGFGSGREAVVKVLMGNEGKGLRDKIVKVSDSTRIKFGGTRSKKPRRLG from the coding sequence ATGAGTCGGTTCTCGACGCCCCGCCTCATGGCACAGGGCATGCTTCGGACCTTGACCAAACCTCGACACCCAGCTCCCAGCGCGCCGCAATGGGCTCGCCTCTTCTCCCAGTCGCCCATTGTACGGGCTGATAACCCTTCTTCCCCGGCATCACAGTCGGACGCCATGATGACCCTTACGAGGAACTTCATGGAGAACGTTGCCGATCCCTCCAaagccaacagcagcagcggagACCTGACACAGGATTTCAATCTGGATcctttggaggaggataccGAGCTGGAGCCATATCACTTCCACATTTACTCGCACAAGCACAACACACACGTCACTCTCACAAAGCCCAACCGGGACGCCCTCATCTCGCTATCTTGCGGCAACCTCGGTTTCAAGCATGCCGGACGCAAGCACTACGATTCGGCGTACCAGCTGGGAGCATATGTGATCGACAAGATGAACCAGAAGGGTTTGACGAAGAAGATTCACAAGTTGGAGGTTATCCTGCGCGGTTTCGGGTCCGGGAGAGAGGCGGTCGTCAAGGTCCTGATGGGCAACGAAGgcaaggggttgagggataAGATTGTCAAGGTGTCGGATTCGACAAGAATCAAGTTCGGTGGTACCAGAAGCAAAAAACCAAGGAGATTGGGTTAA
- the BCS1 gene encoding Complex III assembly protein translocase and chaperone (COG:O; EggNog:ENOG503NVKH) yields MPAPNSQMPPAVGLPFPPSPQSAQSPPPYSPSAPPSTSPSTAAAPSFLPLDQLFTNPVFAGGLGLASLGAAAAFGRRTLIQGTALLRRQLLVNIEISKRDPSYSWVLAWLAQPRDNSGFIAQRLTRLRSLSVTTTTKSLSKVAGEEGNGRTHADFRVQPGFGHHIVRHKPGVYIAVNREKASTATTATGEPHETLTLTLLWMHRHVLAEVFTQAHELAQSFQQGKTVVYTARNMQWTVLGKPRLKRPLGSVILDEGVKESLVADVKEFMAAQEWYTERGVPYRRGYLLYGPPGTGKTSFIQALAGELDYSVAMINLSEMGMTDDLLAQLLTQLPEKSILLLEDVDAALVNRRQRDPDGYSGRSVTASGLLNALDGLAAGEDRIAFLTTNHIDKLDPALIRPGRVDMMVRIGEASRYQAGQMWDRYYGDVDTDHKGRERFLERLDGLGLFGGDQKDPAVPKRHTSTAAIQGLFQFHKGDMEGAIKMAEHLIPRTYEPEPPTVEGSIKSPA; encoded by the coding sequence ATGCCGGCGCCCAATTCCCAGATGCCGCCCGCGGTGGGCCTGCCGTTCCCGCCATCACCGCAGTCAgcacaatcaccaccaccatatAGCCCCTCAgccccgccatcaaccagcccctccaccgcggcggccccctccttcctccccctcgaccagctcttcaccaaccccgtctTCGCAGGCGGTCTCGGCCTCGCCTCCCTAGGCGCAGCCGCCGCCTTTGGCCGCCGCACCCTGATCCAAGGCActgccctcctccgccgccagctcctcgtcaACATCGAGATCTCCAAGCGCGACCCCTCCTACTCCTGGGTTCTGGCCTGGCTGGCCCAACCAAGAGACAACTCGGGCTTCATCGCCCAGCGTCTCACCCGGCTCCGGTCACTGTCtgtaacaacaacaaccaaatcCCTCTCCAAAGTCGCCGGCGAAGAAGGTAACGGCCGCACCCACGCCGATTTCCGCGTCCAGCCAGGGTTCGGGCACCACATCGTCCGCCACAAGCCAGGGGTGTACATCGCCGTCAACCGCGAGAAagcctccaccgccaccaccgcgaCGGGCGAGCCCCACGAGACGTTGACGCTTACCCTCCTCTGGATGCACCGCCATGTCCTGGCCGAGGTCTTCACCCAGGCTCACGAGCTGGCGCAGTCTTTCCAGCAGGGCAAGACAGTTGTCTACACGGCCCGCAACATGCAGTGGACCGTGCTTGGGAAGCCAAGACTCAAACGCCCTCTCGGGAGCGTCATTCTCGACGAGGGGGTGAAGGAAAGCTTGGTGGCGGATGTGAAGGAGTTTATGGCTGCTCAGGAGTGGTACACGGAGCGGGGTGTCCCCTATCGGCGCGGATATCTGCTTTATGGCCCGCCGGGGACGGGAAAGACGAGTTTTATCCAGGCGCTGGCGGGAGAGCTGGATTACTCGGTTGCCATGATTAATTTGTCCGAGATGGGCATGACGGATGATTTGCTGGCGCAGCTGTTGACGCAGTTGCCCGAGAAGAGtatcttgttgttggaggatgtggatgcTGCCTTGGTGAATAGACGGCAGAGGGATCCGGATGGGTATTCTGGGAGGAGTGTTACTGCTTCTGGGTTGTTGAACGCTCTGGACGGCTTGGCGGCGGGCGAGGATAGGATAGCGTTTTTAACGACGAACCACATTGACAAGCTTGATCCGGCGCTGATCAGACCGGGGAGAGTGGACATGATGGTGAGGATTGGGGAGGCGTCACGGTATCAGGCCGGTCAAATGTGGGATAGGTACTATGGGGATGTTGACACTGACCACAAGGGCAGGGAAAGGTTCTTGGAGAGattggatgggttggggttgtttggtGGCGACCAGAAAGATCCTGCTGTTCCTAAAAGACACACGTCTACGGCGGCCATTCAGGGATTGTTCCAGTTCCACAAGGGGGACATGGAAGGGGCGATCAAGATGGCTGAGCACTTGATCCCGAGGACATATGAGCCCGAGCCTCCTACTGTGGAGGGGTCGATTAAATCTCCTGCCTGA
- a CDS encoding hypothetical protein (COG:S; EggNog:ENOG503Q6UP) — protein sequence MPSQPTKSGIVTDEASGERHIPESVRADGSTRKAIKIRPGYRPPEDIEVYKNPAAESFRTRGKGPPPGSEGLKDEPKPAASASANKNAKRREAARNKAQAAEAAGASAKAPEKAPEKAPEPVVEELDSEVEKAKKARNLKKKLRQVKSLQEKQEEGAALLPEQLAKVLKINELIRELDALGFDSEGEPKNKEADSTKDKTADD from the coding sequence atgccatcccaacccaccaaaTCCGGTATCGTGACCGACGAGGCCAGCGGCGAGCGCCACATCCCCGAGTCTGTCCGTGCCGATGGTAGCACAAGAAAAGCAATCAAGATCCGCCCCGGCTACCGCCCTCCTGAGGATATCGAAGTCTACAAGAACCCCGCCGCCGAGAGCTTTCGCACGCGCGGCAAGGGCCCCCCTCCCGGCTCGGAAGGCCTGAAGGACGAACCAAAGCCTGCTGCGTCCGCCTCTGCGAATAAGAACGCTAAGCGACGTGAGGCGGCCCGCAACAAGGCTCAAGCTGCAGAGGCTGCCGGTGCTTCGGCGAAGGCCCCCGAGAAGGCCCCAGAGAAGGCCCCAGAGCCTGTAGTGGAAGAGCTCGACTCCgaggtggagaaggcgaagaaggctcgcaacctcaagaagaagctcagGCAGGTGAAGAGTCTTCAAgagaagcaggaggaagGTGCTGCTCTCTTGCCTGAGCAATTGGCGAAGGTCCTCAAGATTAACGAGCTTATTCGCGAGCTTGATGCTTTGGGCTTTGACTCTGAAGGAGAGcccaagaacaaggaggCTGATTCCACCAAGGACAAGACCGCCGACGACTGA
- the QCR9 gene encoding Cytochrome b-c1 complex subunit 9, mitochondrial (COG:S; EggNog:ENOG503P6WI), with the protein MVRAAPVPREMNNSVLTIAIFRNNATMLGAVFAGAFAFNMGYDTVMNKVWDHHNRGRQWKDIRHKYAESEDDE; encoded by the exons ATGGTGAGAGCTGCCCCCGTACCAAGAGAAATGAACAACTCAGTGCTGACCAT CGCCATCTTCCGCAACAACGCCACCATGCTTGGTGCCGTCTTTGCCGGTGCCTTTGCGTTCAACAT GGGCTACGACACTGTCATGAACAAGGTCTGGGACCACCACAACCGGGGG CGCCAATGGAAGGACATCCGCCACAAGTACGCCGAGTCTGAGGACGACGAGTAA